The nucleotide window CGTTCTCATAGTCCTGCTTGGAAACGCTGCTTTGTTTCACCAGATCGGCCTGGCGTCTGTAAGCACGCTCGGCGTTGTCCGCGGCCACCCGGTTCTGGGCGAGGGTCGCACGCGCCTGCTCGATTTCCTCGGGACGGTAACCGGCTTTCTTCAAGCGTGCCTGCGCTTCCGCGGAAGCAAGCGCGGCCTTCGCCTGTTCCAAAGCGCGCTGATAGGGTTCCTGGTCGATGCGGGCGAGAATGTCCCCGGCCTTCACCACATCGCCCTCGTCCTTGAGGACTTCGACGACCCGGCCGCTGACGCGGAATCCAAGATCGACTCCGCGGATGTCCACATTCCCGTGCAGTTGCAGCGGTTCGTGTGCGGGCTTGATACGATCAAAGTAGTACCAAAGGCCGCCGCCGATCGCGGCGAGCAGCAGGATCACAGGGATGATCTTTTTCATGACAAGGGACTCGGGAAAGGACCGGGACCGCAGAGCCGGTCGAGGTGTTGTTCGATGATGGCGGCGATGGTGGAAACGTGCTGCGGCTCGAAATGATCGATCTCCAAACGGCGCAGGATGGTCGAACGGCAGATGGTGAAGACCAGCACCTGCCCGAAGATCGCGTGGGCGCGGAGGATCACGTTCGTGGATTCCGGTTCCTCACCGGTCGCCACCGCCAGCAGGCGGCAGAAAGTCTGGTGCAGCGGCTTGAGGCTGTTCTGGTAAAGGATGTCGAAGGATTCGCTGGGTGCCGCCTGCTCGCGCATCATCACCAAGCGGATCTTGTCGAACTCGGAGGCACCGAGTTGCTTGCCCAGCAGCAGCCCGAGGACCTGCTTCAGTACCGCAACCGCCCCGGCGGGATTGAGGGCGCCTTCTTCGAGCTTCCTACGGCTCTCTTCGGCCAGCGGGCCGATCAGCGAGCGCAGGAACGCGCCAATCCCGTCCAGCACCTCCGCGTACAGCTTCTCCTTGCTACCGAAGTAGTAGGAGATCGCCGCCAGATTCTGCCCCGCCGCGTCCGCGATCTCGCGGACGGAGGCATTCTCGTAGCCCTTTTCCCCGATCTTCTCCAAGGCGGAGAGCAATAGCCGCCGTCGGGCCTGCTCACCCTTGCCGGGCGGGTGTGGAAACAGTTCCGCTTGCATCGTGAAATCACGAATTAAACGATCGTCCAAAAAAGTCAAACGAATGTATAATTCCACGCAGCGGCGGTGCTATTCGAGGCGGTCCCTCAGAGGATGTGCCGAAACCTTCTTCGTCCCGTTGGGACGAAGGAGCTTCAACCGGGTTTCGGTACCCCTTAGGGCTGGATGGCTGCCAACTGGCGCACGGTCTTGATGTTCCGGAAGGTGGCTGGCCGCTTCAGCAACTTTTCCAACACAGCATTGGAGAACTTCGAATCGCTGCTGCGGATCGAGCAGTGCCAGTAGAGATCACTGCCTTCGATGTGGAAGCTGTCGATATCGGTCTTCAGCGCCATCACCTTCTCCACCGCCGCCTTGTCGAAAGGCTCCGCGGTGAACCCCACATGCGTGGTGCCACCCTCCGTATCCGGAAAGGGATTGGTTTTCGCGACTTCCGCCAATTCCGGGACCGAGCGGATGAAGGTGTCCACGCGATAGCCTAGCTCCTTTTGCAGCAGCGCCTCGATACGCCGCTCCAAGCCCTCCGGCTTCGCCTTCGAATCAAACAGCACATTGCCGCTGGCGATGAAGGTCGCGACATTCTTGAAGCCATCCGCCTCGAAGATTTTCTTCAAGGCATCCATCTTCACGGTACGGCCACCCACATTGATGGCGCGGAGAAGGGCAACGAGGCGAGGCATGGCGGATTCCCACCGCTAGCAGAACCTACCCTTTCCGGGAAGAACCGGATGGTGCCGAACGAGGCTGGAAATGCGCGCTCCCGGCCGTAAGCTCCCCGTGTGATCTATCTCGACGCCAACGCGACGACCCCCCTGCTGCCGGAGGTGCTGGAGGCCATGATGCCGTGGCTGACGGGCGGCTTCCACAATCCGAACGCCTCCTACCGCGGGGCGAAGGCCGCGCGTCAGGCGATCGATACCGCGCGCGAACAGGTGGCGGCATTGATCGGCGCACAGCCCGATGAGATCGTCTTCACCAGTGGCGGCACCGAGAGCACCAACACCGCGCTCAAATGGCTGGCCCGTCTGGTCGGCCGGAAATCGGGCCGCGCGATCACCAGCGCGATCGAGCACAGCGCCGTGCTGAAACCGTGCGAAACCTTCGAGGAAGTCGGTTACCGGCTGGACCGCATCGGCGTGAACAGCCTCGGCCGACTCGATCTCGATGCGCTGCGTGCTGCCTGTGCCTCGGCAAAGGACGGTGGCGGCTTCGCCTCGATCATGTGGGCGAACAATGAAACCGGCGTGATCCAACCACTCGCGGAAGCCTGCGCCATCGCCAAGGAACACGGCCTCGCCTTTCACACCGATGCCATCCAGGCCGTCGGCAAGATCCCGGTGGATGTCCGGGAGACGCCCGTCGATTTCCTCTCCCTCAGTGCGCACAAGTTCCACGGGCCGAAGGGAGTCGGCGCGCTCTACGTGCGCAGCGGCTGCCGTTTCGAACCACTGCTGCGCGGTGGTGGCCAGGAATCCGGCCGCCGCAGCGGCACCGAAAATACGGCGGGTATCGTAGGCTTTGGGAAAGCGGCTGAACTCGCAAAACAACTTCTGGATTCCGGCGATCAGTCGATCCGCACAATGCGCGATGCCTTCGAGGCGAAACTGTTGGAGACCATCACCGGCTGTGAGATCAACGGCGATCCGGATCATCGTCTGCCGGGCACCAGCCATGTGTCCTTCGAGCGCTGCGAGGCCGCTGGCTTGCTGATCCTGCTCGATGACATGGGCATCGCCTGCTCGGCCGGCTCAGCCTGCATGACCGGCAAACAGCAGCCATCCCACGTGCAGAAGGCGATGGGCTTCAATGATGCCAAGGCGAAGAGCAGTCTGCGCCTCGGCTTCTCCCGGCTCAATACCCTCGAGGAGGCGATGCAGGCAGCCGAAGCCGTACTCAAGGCGGTCGAAAAACTCCGCCGTGTGCAGGGCTCGGGTGTAGGACCGGTGACGGTTTACACCCCCTGACGTTCCTCAATCGTTCGCGTCGGTCTTGATCCCCAGCAGCAAGCCGCGGACTTCATCGCTGACACCTCCGTTGAGGGCTTGTTCCACCTGACCACGGAGCCCCGCGCGGTTCGTACTGCGGCGGGCCACGTCGCTGGCGACCTTCGCGGCACTCTGGCGCACCTGCGGAGACCGG belongs to Luteolibacter ambystomatis and includes:
- a CDS encoding CerR family C-terminal domain-containing protein, with product MQAELFPHPPGKGEQARRRLLLSALEKIGEKGYENASVREIADAAGQNLAAISYYFGSKEKLYAEVLDGIGAFLRSLIGPLAEESRRKLEEGALNPAGAVAVLKQVLGLLLGKQLGASEFDKIRLVMMREQAAPSESFDILYQNSLKPLHQTFCRLLAVATGEEPESTNVILRAHAIFGQVLVFTICRSTILRRLEIDHFEPQHVSTIAAIIEQHLDRLCGPGPFPSPLS
- a CDS encoding DUF1697 domain-containing protein; protein product: MPRLVALLRAINVGGRTVKMDALKKIFEADGFKNVATFIASGNVLFDSKAKPEGLERRIEALLQKELGYRVDTFIRSVPELAEVAKTNPFPDTEGGTTHVGFTAEPFDKAAVEKVMALKTDIDSFHIEGSDLYWHCSIRSSDSKFSNAVLEKLLKRPATFRNIKTVRQLAAIQP
- a CDS encoding cysteine desulfurase family protein — translated: MIYLDANATTPLLPEVLEAMMPWLTGGFHNPNASYRGAKAARQAIDTAREQVAALIGAQPDEIVFTSGGTESTNTALKWLARLVGRKSGRAITSAIEHSAVLKPCETFEEVGYRLDRIGVNSLGRLDLDALRAACASAKDGGGFASIMWANNETGVIQPLAEACAIAKEHGLAFHTDAIQAVGKIPVDVRETPVDFLSLSAHKFHGPKGVGALYVRSGCRFEPLLRGGGQESGRRSGTENTAGIVGFGKAAELAKQLLDSGDQSIRTMRDAFEAKLLETITGCEINGDPDHRLPGTSHVSFERCEAAGLLILLDDMGIACSAGSACMTGKQQPSHVQKAMGFNDAKAKSSLRLGFSRLNTLEEAMQAAEAVLKAVEKLRRVQGSGVGPVTVYTP